In Rhodothermales bacterium, one genomic interval encodes:
- a CDS encoding aminopeptidase P family protein — translation MTNQQAAVRSRQERLEKALDQYGFSAVAINAGPTLTYLTGLHFHLSERPVVAVFAPGKPVCLALPELEMTKASQPGFDLSPFAYGENPAQWHKAFDDAFEAAGAVSGRIGVEPRALRVLELRFIEGAASGVSLESAEECVASLRIQKDTAELDMMKEAVGMAEASVQATVKAVGPGATEKEIASELVIQLLRNGSGSALPFDPIVAAGPNSANPHAVPTDRKLQAGEILLIDWGANNGGYFSDLTRVFSYGEPSKESIDIARITAEANAAGRAAAGPGVTAGSVDRATRAVIEKSGYGEYFTHRTGHGLGMEVHEEPYIRGDNEQILEPGMTFTIEPGIYLVDKAGTRVEDDMVITETGADSLSSIERGLVIL, via the coding sequence ATGACGAATCAGCAGGCGGCCGTTCGGTCGCGCCAGGAGCGCCTCGAGAAAGCACTCGACCAGTATGGCTTTTCAGCAGTCGCCATCAACGCGGGCCCAACGCTCACCTATCTCACGGGATTACATTTTCACCTGTCCGAGCGGCCGGTCGTTGCCGTGTTCGCACCGGGCAAGCCCGTCTGCCTCGCCCTGCCGGAGCTGGAAATGACGAAGGCGTCCCAGCCCGGTTTTGATCTCTCGCCTTTTGCGTATGGTGAGAACCCGGCGCAGTGGCACAAGGCTTTTGATGACGCATTCGAGGCTGCCGGCGCCGTGTCTGGACGGATCGGCGTCGAGCCGCGCGCCTTGCGGGTGCTCGAGCTCCGATTCATAGAAGGCGCTGCGTCCGGAGTGTCGCTCGAGTCGGCCGAAGAGTGCGTGGCGTCACTCCGCATTCAGAAGGACACCGCAGAACTCGATATGATGAAGGAGGCAGTCGGAATGGCCGAGGCATCGGTTCAGGCCACGGTCAAGGCGGTGGGTCCGGGTGCGACGGAAAAAGAGATCGCGTCCGAGCTGGTCATCCAGTTGCTCCGAAACGGGAGCGGATCGGCATTGCCATTCGACCCGATCGTCGCTGCGGGGCCGAACAGTGCGAATCCACATGCCGTACCTACAGATCGAAAGCTACAGGCCGGCGAGATTCTCCTGATCGACTGGGGTGCAAACAATGGTGGTTACTTCTCCGACCTGACGCGCGTGTTTTCCTATGGCGAACCGTCGAAGGAGTCGATCGACATCGCGCGAATCACCGCTGAGGCGAACGCCGCGGGACGTGCGGCAGCGGGCCCCGGCGTGACCGCCGGCTCGGTTGATCGCGCCACACGTGCGGTCATCGAAAAAAGTGGATACGGAGAATACTTCACCCACCGTACAGGTCACGGCCTCGGGATGGAAGTGCACGAAGAGCCGTATATCCGCGGCGACAACGAGCAGATTCTCGAACCCGGAATGACGTTTACCATCGAGCCCGGAATCTACCTCGTCGACAAGGCGGGTACGCGCGTCGAAGACGACATGGTGATCACCGAGACGGGTGCCGATTCGCTCAGTTCGATCGAACGCGGACTCGTCATCCTCTAG